ACCTCCAGGACTCCGAGCTGCGGGGCCTCGTCCCCGCGGGAGTCTCCGCCGTCGTGCCCTCCGCCGAACCCGCGCGCGAGGTCCGGATCCCCGGTGTCGTGCTCCCCGAGAGCGGCGCGGCGGACCCGGACCCCGCCCGGGTGCGCCTTGTCAACCCCGGCGACACGCTCGCCACCGTGTCCGTGGTGCTCCTGGGGCCCGACGGCGAGCTGGTCGTCCCCGGGGCCGAGGCGCTCGCCGTCGACCCCGGCACCGTCGTCGACGTCTCGCTCGCGGGCCTGCCCGCAGGGACGTGGACCCTCGACGTCCGGGGCGACGCCCCGCTCGTCGCCGCCGCCGTCCTCACCCGGGCGGGCGCCGAGGGCGAGCCGCTCGACCGCGCCTGGGCGCCGGCGACGGAGCCGCTCAGCAGTGGGCTCGTCGTGCTCCCCGGCCTCGCGGACGCGGCCACGCTGACGGTCGCCAACCCCGCCGACACCGCCGTGGACGTCACCCTGCGTCCGGTGACCGCCGACGGCGAGCGGGTGGCGGACGTCGTCGTCAGCGTCCCGGCGCGCTCCACGCTCGCCCAGGACGCCGCCGAGCTCGGCGAGGGCGTGGTGGCGGTCGAGCTGCAGGCCGGCGCGCCCGTCCACGTCGCGGCGGTGCTCACGGCGCAGGCGCCCGACGGCGAGCTCGTCGCCGTCCTCCCGGCGAGCGAGGACCCGCACGCGGCGACGACCGTCGCGCTGAGTCGCCGCATCCCCGTCCTGCACTGAGCGGCGGCGCCACGGCACCACCGCACCGCGGCACCACCGCACCGCGGCGTTACGGCGTTACTGACGGCGCTACGGCTCCAGGCCGTAGTCCCGGTCGACCTCCTCGGGCTCCCGGCCGAGCACCTGTGCCACCTGCTCGACGACGACGTCGCGCACGAGGGCACGGGTCTCCGCCGCGTCGGCGCACCGCGACTGCACGGGCCGGCGGTAGATCACCACCCGGTGGGTGAGCCCGGCCGCGCTGTCCGCTGGGAAATAGCGGCCGAGGGCGACCGCGCTGTGCTCCCACGGGCTGGGGTCCGAGGGCGGGACGTCCTCGACGGCGAACTCGACGGCGTCGAGCGCCCCGGCCCACCGCTTCTCCAGGCGCTGGACGACGGCGAGCACGGTGTCGTCGAACTCCTCGGCCCGGGTGCGCCAGCCGGGCAGCGTCGGGGGGATGAGGGGACCGCGCGGTCCTCGGCCGTGCCGGTCGCGGCGACGCCCTCCCCGGCGACGGGGGATGGCGGGGAGCCGGACCTCGGACATGGGGCCGAGCGTACCGCCGGGCCGTCCGGCCGACGGGCTAGCGGCGCCAGCCGGTCGACGCGAGGAGCCGCTCGCGCAGGTCGGGCGCCATCGTGGCCGCGTAGTCCGCCGTGAGGTGGTTGTGGTCGAGGTAGACGTGGACGTTCCCGATCACCGGTTGGCAGGTGCCCTCCGGGCAGAGCCGGTCGGTGAGGTCGATGGCGTGGAAGCCGTCGAGACCGAGGTCGGCGGCCGGGTTGACCGGCGCGAGCGCCTGGTCCAGGGGCACCGCGCACTGCTCCGCGCCGGCGTCCTCGACGCACGCGTACATGTCGAAGGTGAACCGCGGGTTGTCCCGCACGCCGATGACCTCGATGCCCGCGTCGGTGAGTGCCGCGGCCACGGCCGCGTAGCCATGGACGAGCCGCTCGTCGGGGCTGTCGGGCGCCGCGGCGGTGGCCATGGTGAAGACGGCGTCGGGGGCGAGGTCGAGGACGTACGCCAGGGCGGCGTCGAGCCACTCCCGGCAGTGCTCCGGCTGCGCCGGGTCGTCCGGGCTGCCGAAGGCGCACCCTCCCTCCAGGACGGAGACGAGCTGCCACCCCTCCTGCTCGGCGACCGGGACGAGGGCCCCCATCCACTGCTCGGCGTGCGAGTCGCCGACGACGACGACGAGCCGCTCGGGGTCGGCCAGGGGCGCGGTCTGCCCGCACCCGGCGACGAGGACGTCGGCGCGCGGGGCGTAGTCCCCGGCGCACGGGGTGCCGAGGGAGACCCACTGGCTGCGCAGCTCGGTCGCCAGCGGGATGGCCGGCCCCTCGGGGGCACCGGTGTACCCCTCCCGCAGGGCGGTGGCGCCGGGGTGATCGGCCGCCGTGGCCTGCTGCTGCGCCTCCGCCCGGGCCTGGAGGACGCCCTGGGCGCCGGCGAGGGGGACCGCCACGACGGCCAGGCAGGCGACCACCACGAGGGCCATCCGCCAGCGGCGGGCCTCCGTCCAGCGCGCCCGGCGCAACGGCGACTCGACGCCGTGGGTGACGAGCCAGGCCGCCGCGAGGGACACGGCGATGATGGCGAGCCCGACGAGGAAGCCCGGGCGGTCCTCGCCGGAGACGGCGAGGACGATGACGAGGATCGGCCAGTGGACGAGGTAGAGCGCGTAGGACAGGCGGCCGACCCGGACGAGCGGGGCGCAGGACAGGACCCGGTCGGCGCCCGCCCGTGAGCCCGTCTGCCCCGCGACCATGACCAGCGCCGCCGCGAGGATCGGCCACAGGGCCACCGCCCCGGGGAAGGCGCGGTCCACCGGGACGAGCAGGCCGCAGGCGAGCATCGCGGCCAGCCCGAGCCAGCCGAGCGCGACCCGCAGCGACCGGGCCAGGCGCAGGTGCGGCAGGGCCAGGGCGAGCAGGGAGCCGACGGCGAACTCCCACAGGCGGGCGCGGCTGTCGAAGTAGGCGAACGCCTGGTGGGTCGCGGTGGAATGGACCGAGAAGGCGAGCGAGCCCGCGAACACCGCCCCGAACGCCACCCACAGCACCGACCGGTACCGCAGGCCGGAGCGCGAGGCGAGCCACGCGCCGCCGGCGAGGACGAGCGGCCACAGGAGGAAGACCTGGCCCTGGATGGACAGCGACCAGAAGTGCTGCAGCGGGCTGGAGGTCGCGTGCTCGGCGGCGTAGTAGTCGACGGACCGTGACGCGAGCAGCCAGTTCTGGACGTAGAGCAGGCTGGCCCAGGCCTGGTCGATGATCTCCGTCCAGCGCGAGGCGGGCAGGAGCAGCCACGTCGCCCCGAGCGTGCCGAGGATCGTCACGGCCGCCGCCGGCAGGAGCCGCTTGAACCGGTGCAGCCAGTGCCGCCCGAGGTCGAGGGGGCGCCCCGACTCCACCCGGCGGACGAAGGACAGGGTGAGGAGGAACGCCGAGATCATGAGGAAGATGTCGACGCCGCCGGACACGCGGTCCAACCACACGTGGTAGACGACGACCATGAGCACCGCCAGCGCGCGCAGGCCCTCGAGCTCGGGGCGAAACCCTGGCGCGGGGCCGGCCCCGGGCGCGTGCGGCGGGCTGGCGGGCGTCGCCTCCGTCGTGATGATCACGCCCGGAGTCTAGGGACAGCTGTCGACGAGAAGGGGAGGTACGGCGCGCCTGGCGCGGCGACGTCGACGTCGCGTTGTACCGTCGCTCCCGTGAGAACGACCCGCCACTGCACGCGCTCGTCGTGCACCCAGCCCGCCGTGGCGACGCTCACCTACGTCTACGCGGACTCCACCGCCGTCCTCGGTCCCCTCGCCACGCAGGCCGAGCCGCACTCCTACGACCTGTGCGCCACGCACGCCGAGCGCCTCACCGCCCCGCGCGGGTGGGAGGTCGTCCGGCTCGCCTCGGACTTCGTCCCGGCGCGCCCCAGTGATGACGACCTGGACGCGCTCGCGGACGCGGTGCGGGAGGCCTCGCAGGCGCGGCCGACGACGTCGGCCCCCGCGGCACGGCCGGGCTCGGCGGCTCCCGCGCCCGTCACCCACCGCCTGCCCGAGGCGCCCCCCGAGGTCTCCCGGCGCGGGCACCTGCGCATGCTGCGCGGCGAGGGCGAGTAGCCCCACCCCGGCATCGTTAGGCTGGCAGCTGCCGGCGCACCGCCGCCGGCAGGACGGAGTGCACCGTGGACGCATCGAGCGAGCCGACGACCATCGACCCCTGGGTACGGGACATCCTCCGCTGCCCCGTGACCGGGGCCCCGCTCGTCGACGGCGTCGGGCCGACCGGCGAGCCCGAGCTCGTCTCCACGGACCCGGAGCAGCCGTTGGCGTACCCGGTGCGCGACGGCGTCCCGGTGCTGCTGGCGGACGAGGCCCGCGTCGTCGACCCGGGCTGACGCCCGGCGGCCCGCCGGCGCCCCCGCTGCCCCCGGAGCGGCGCGGGAGGCCCCCGCGCCGCCCGCGTGCGCCCGCCGCGGTCAGGCGTCGCCCGCCGCTGCCCCGGCCAGGACGTCGGCCAGCTCGGCCGGCGCGGACCACATCGGCCAGTGCCCGGTCGGCAGGTCGACGTAGCGCGCATCGGTGAGCGCGGCGACCGCCGCGAACATGGGCTCGCCGGACGCCACGAGGGCCTGGACCGTCGCGGACGGGATCGAGCAGCAGACCAGCGTGGCCGGCACGCCGTGGCGGCGGTCGTCACGCAGGACGATGCGCTCCCGCAGCGCCCCCGCGGGGTGCGGGACCGCCCGCTCCCGGAACCGGTCGAGCGCGGCGGCGTCGAGCCCGGCGAGGCTGGCCCCGCCGGCCTCGAGCTCGGCGAAGGACGGCAGGGGGAGCTCGACGGCGTCCTGCCGGAGGTCCGGCTCGGGGACGACGCCGTCGGCGGAGGGGCCGCTGTCGACGTAGACCACCCGGGCGACGCGCTCGGGCGCGGCGTCGAGCGCCGACGTCACCGGTGCGCCGGCGCCGCTGTGGGCGACGAGGACGACCGGGCCGTCGTGGGCCGTCACGGCGTCGAGGACGGCGCGGACGTGGTCCTCGTAGCGGATCCCCGCGCGTGGCGTCACGGCGTCCTCGAGGCCGGGCAGGGTCAGCGCCGTGACGGTGTGCCCGGTGGCGCGGAGGCGGGCGGCGACGGCGTCCCAGGCCCACGCCCCCAGCCAGTGGCCGGGGACGAGGACGATGGGCGGGGACGGGGGAGGGGTCTGGGGGCTCATGGGACCACTCTGACCGCCGGTCGTGACACCGTTATGGCACCCTTTTCCGGTGAACCGCACCGACCGGCTCTACGCCGTCCGCGAGACGCTGCGCCGCGCCGGTCGCGCGGGGCGGACCGCCGAGCAGCTGGCCGCCGAGTTCGAGGTCAGCGTGCGCACCGTCAAGCGGGACGTCTCGGCCCTGCAGCAGGCCGGCTTCCCCGTGTGGGCGCGCGTGGGACGTACCGGGGGCTACGTCGTCGACGAGGCCGCGACGCTCCCGCCGGTGACGTTCACCCCCGCCGAGGTCGCGGCGCTCGCGGCCGCCGTCGAGGCGCACCGCGGTCAGCCCTTCGACGCCGACGGGCGGGCCGCGCTCACCAAGGTCCTCAACGTCCTGCCACCTCCGGCCCGCGCGCGCGCCACCGCCCTGGCGGCCCGGGTGTGGACCAACGAGACGGCCACGCCCCACGGCCGCGCCCGGGTGCGCGGCGCCGTCGAGGCGGCCCTGCAGGCGCGCGAGGTCCTCGCCCTCACGTACCGCGACGGCGCCGGCGAGGTGACGTCGCGCCAGGTGGACCCGCAGCTGCTCGCGCACACCGGCGGGGCGTGGTTCCTCGTCGCCCACTGCCGCCTGCGCCAGGCGGTCCGGTGGTTCCGGCTGGACCGGATCGAGGACGCCCGGAGGACCGCCCAGCCCGCCGTCGAGGTCCCCCTGGAGGAGATCGGCGAGCCGCCACCGACGGCGCGGCCGCTGGGCTGAGCGACGCGCGCGGCCGGTTGCGCGCGTGCGGCCTGGCCCGCCCCGGGCCGCGGAAGGCCCTGCCGCACGTACGCGACGGCCCCGCCCCCCGGAGGGGAGCGGGGCCGTCGCGGCGCGCGTGCGGTCAGCCGGTGACCGTGGCGACGAAGTCGGGGTTCTCCTCGAGCCACTGCTCGACGGAGCCCTCGTTGTCGCTGCCGCCGTTCTCGTTGAACATGATGTTCTCGAGCGCGTGCAGCTGGTCGGCGTCCATCGTGAAGTTCGCGATCCACTCCGCCACGTCGGGGTACTCGCTGGCGAAGGCGGCGGTGCCGTACGTGTAGATGTCGTCGGCCTCGCCGAGCGCACCCTCGGGGTCCTCGAGGTCCTTGATCGGGAATGCGTCGTACGCCCAGTGCGGGCGCCACAGGGTGACGACGACGTTCTCGCCGGCGTCGGTGGCGGCCTCGAGCTCGGCGAGCATCGCCGGCGTGGAGGAGACGAGGAACTCCATGTCCTCCAGGCCGTACGCGGGGATCACCGCGTCGCGGACCACCCGGGTGAGGCCGGCGCCGGACTCGATGCCGATGATGCGGTTGTCGAAGAGCTCCGCGTTCTCGGCCAGCTCGGCGAGCGAGTCGATGGGGGCGTCCTCGTTGACGGCGACCGTCAGCGGGGCGCCCTCGAGCCACATGCCCAGCTCGGCGATGTCCTCGCCGTACTCGGCGACGAAGTCGCCGTGGGTGAGGGGGAGCCAGGTGTCGAAGTTGAGGTCGTAGTCGCCCTCGGCGAGGCCCGTGAAGACGATGCCGGCGTCGGCCGTCTCCATCTCCACCTCGTAGCCCTCCTCCTCGAGGATGTGCTGCCACAGGTGGGAGACGGCGATGCCCTCCTCCCAGCCCGAGTGGATGCCGATGGTGATGGGCTCGGCGTTCGCGGGACCGTCCCCGCCGCCCGTCCCGCCGTCGTCGGAGGACCCGCAGGCGGCGAGGGTGAGGGCCAGGGCGGTGGTGGTGGCGAGGACGCCGCCACGGCGTCGGAGGTTGCGCATGGACATCGTTCCTTTCGCGAGCGAGACATCCGCTCTCGTGGGGGTGAGGGGGGAGGGCTCAGTCGGAGGCCGCGCGCACCCGCAGGGCCTTCGCCACCGGGGCGCGGTCGCCGAGGGCGGCGGTCACGCGGTCGAGGAT
The sequence above is a segment of the Georgenia faecalis genome. Coding sequences within it:
- a CDS encoding metallopeptidase family protein, encoding MSEVRLPAIPRRRGGRRRDRHGRGPRGPLIPPTLPGWRTRAEEFDDTVLAVVQRLEKRWAGALDAVEFAVEDVPPSDPSPWEHSAVALGRYFPADSAAGLTHRVVIYRRPVQSRCADAAETRALVRDVVVEQVAQVLGREPEEVDRDYGLEP
- a CDS encoding acyltransferase family protein; the encoded protein is MIITTEATPASPPHAPGAGPAPGFRPELEGLRALAVLMVVVYHVWLDRVSGGVDIFLMISAFLLTLSFVRRVESGRPLDLGRHWLHRFKRLLPAAAVTILGTLGATWLLLPASRWTEIIDQAWASLLYVQNWLLASRSVDYYAAEHATSSPLQHFWSLSIQGQVFLLWPLVLAGGAWLASRSGLRYRSVLWVAFGAVFAGSLAFSVHSTATHQAFAYFDSRARLWEFAVGSLLALALPHLRLARSLRVALGWLGLAAMLACGLLVPVDRAFPGAVALWPILAAALVMVAGQTGSRAGADRVLSCAPLVRVGRLSYALYLVHWPILVIVLAVSGEDRPGFLVGLAIIAVSLAAAWLVTHGVESPLRRARWTEARRWRMALVVVACLAVVAVPLAGAQGVLQARAEAQQQATAADHPGATALREGYTGAPEGPAIPLATELRSQWVSLGTPCAGDYAPRADVLVAGCGQTAPLADPERLVVVVGDSHAEQWMGALVPVAEQEGWQLVSVLEGGCAFGSPDDPAQPEHCREWLDAALAYVLDLAPDAVFTMATAAAPDSPDERLVHGYAAVAAALTDAGIEVIGVRDNPRFTFDMYACVEDAGAEQCAVPLDQALAPVNPAADLGLDGFHAIDLTDRLCPEGTCQPVIGNVHVYLDHNHLTADYAATMAPDLRERLLASTGWRR
- a CDS encoding DUF3499 domain-containing protein, translated to MRTTRHCTRSSCTQPAVATLTYVYADSTAVLGPLATQAEPHSYDLCATHAERLTAPRGWEVVRLASDFVPARPSDDDLDALADAVREASQARPTTSAPAARPGSAAPAPVTHRLPEAPPEVSRRGHLRMLRGEGE
- a CDS encoding Trm112 family protein, with the protein product MDASSEPTTIDPWVRDILRCPVTGAPLVDGVGPTGEPELVSTDPEQPLAYPVRDGVPVLLADEARVVDPG
- a CDS encoding alpha/beta fold hydrolase, whose translation is MSPQTPPPSPPIVLVPGHWLGAWAWDAVAARLRATGHTVTALTLPGLEDAVTPRAGIRYEDHVRAVLDAVTAHDGPVVLVAHSGAGAPVTSALDAAPERVARVVYVDSGPSADGVVPEPDLRQDAVELPLPSFAELEAGGASLAGLDAAALDRFRERAVPHPAGALRERIVLRDDRRHGVPATLVCCSIPSATVQALVASGEPMFAAVAALTDARYVDLPTGHWPMWSAPAELADVLAGAAAGDA
- a CDS encoding helix-turn-helix transcriptional regulator, with amino-acid sequence MNRTDRLYAVRETLRRAGRAGRTAEQLAAEFEVSVRTVKRDVSALQQAGFPVWARVGRTGGYVVDEAATLPPVTFTPAEVAALAAAVEAHRGQPFDADGRAALTKVLNVLPPPARARATALAARVWTNETATPHGRARVRGAVEAALQAREVLALTYRDGAGEVTSRQVDPQLLAHTGGAWFLVAHCRLRQAVRWFRLDRIEDARRTAQPAVEVPLEEIGEPPPTARPLG
- a CDS encoding glycine betaine ABC transporter substrate-binding protein, which codes for MRNLRRRGGVLATTTALALTLAACGSSDDGGTGGGDGPANAEPITIGIHSGWEEGIAVSHLWQHILEEEGYEVEMETADAGIVFTGLAEGDYDLNFDTWLPLTHGDFVAEYGEDIAELGMWLEGAPLTVAVNEDAPIDSLAELAENAELFDNRIIGIESGAGLTRVVRDAVIPAYGLEDMEFLVSSTPAMLAELEAATDAGENVVVTLWRPHWAYDAFPIKDLEDPEGALGEADDIYTYGTAAFASEYPDVAEWIANFTMDADQLHALENIMFNENGGSDNEGSVEQWLEENPDFVATVTG